A single genomic interval of Zingiber officinale cultivar Zhangliang chromosome 4A, Zo_v1.1, whole genome shotgun sequence harbors:
- the LOC121972299 gene encoding uncharacterized protein LOC121972299, translating into MEEEKAREYQDLVKLFSKVEVNVSLLTMIKQIPKYAKFLKDLCVHKKKLKGNELISMGKNVSALLQPVPQKCEDLEVFTVPCVIGDCIFEDAMLDLGASINVMPKSVFQSLRIGSLQPTGVVIHLANRSQAHPAGVIEDVLVKVRELIFPTDFYVLDMEGDVLANRSPLILGRPCLKTARTKIDVYARTLSMEIGDTVVQFSIFEAMKHPREDHSILSLDISEELDGMDFLSDIDEEADITDVDQGEEFVSLLEDVVDMGADVSSKLCVGDSLGEALLLESLREEELCVGDCLGETLPLGSPSIDQTHNELKSLSQHLKNAYLGENQ; encoded by the coding sequence ATGGAGGAAGAAAAGGCTAGAGAGTATCAAGATTTAGTGAAATTATTTAGCAAGGTTGAAGTGAATGTGTCATTGCTAACCATGATCAAACAAATTCCAAAATATGCTAAATTCCTCAAGGATCTTTGTGTGCACAAAAAGAAATTGAAGGGAAATGAATTGATAAGTATGGGGAAGAATGTCTCAGCATTACTTCAGCCAGTTCCTCAGAAATGTGAAGATCTAGAAGTTTTCACAGTTCCTTGTGTTATAGGAGATTGTATTTTTGAGGATGCAATGTTAGATCTTGGAGCTTCGATTAATGTGATGCCTAAGTCAGTTTTTCAGTCATTAAGAATTGGGTCTTTGCAACCTACAGGTGTGGTGATTCACTTAGCTAACCGAAGTCAAGCACACCCAGCTGGAGTGATAGAAGATGTGTTGGTAAAAGTAAGGGAGTTAATTTTTCCTACAGATTTTTACGTCTTAGATATGGAGGGTGATGTGCTTGCAAACAGGTCACCACTTATTCTTGGGCGTCCATGCTTGAAAACAGCTAGAACCAAGATTGATGTATATGCAAGAACTCTTTCCATGGAAATAGGAGACACAGTGGTTCAGTTTAGCATTTTTGAGGCTATGAAGCATCCAAGAGAGGATCATTCTATTCTTAGCTTAGACATCTCAGAGGAGTTAGATGGCATGGATTTCTTGTCAGATATTGATGAAGAAGCGGATATTACTGATGTTGATCAAGGAGAAGAATTTGTTTCATTATTGGAGGATGTCGTAGATATGGGAGCAGATGTCAGTTCAAAATTATGCGTAGGGGATTCCTTAGGAGAAGCATTACTCTTAGAATCGCTCAGAGAAGAAGAAttatgcgtaggggattgcttaggagaaaCTCTACCCCTAGGATCACCTTCTATTGACCAGACACATAATGAGTTGAAGTCGTTATCTCAGCATTTGAAGAATGCCTATTTAGGAGAGAATCAATAG
- the LOC121972300 gene encoding uncharacterized protein LOC121972300 has protein sequence MTRSSFATLLELDPEIERTFWALRRLDRSARTLESRISDMDNQITERNQTMKELAAPDVAYKYSCITYPDLAGDFELRSGLIHLLPKFKDLSGEDPNRHLHEFHVVCSTMKPQGISEEDIKLRAFPFSLTGAAKDWLYYLLAGYITSWIDMKRAFLEKFFPASRTATIRKSIWGIQQVVGETLYDYWERFKKLCSSYPQHQISDQLLVQYFYEGLLPMDRSMIDAAAGGALVNKTPNQARELISNMAENSQEFGIRALGTRVVNETHLVSNEQQEIRNNLQELTSLVKQMTLQNSCHVSNFPLPMMKLGGICSSQDHSSDYCPNLHQDESVAAISRSQYQSHKYDPNSSTYNPRWRDHPNLRYGNTFYQ, from the coding sequence ATGACTAGGTCTTCCTTTGCAACATTGCTAGAACTTGACCCGGAGATTGAAAGAACCTTTTGGGCCTTGAGGAGACTAGATAGATCAGCAAGAACTCTTGAGAGCAGAATTTCAGATATGGATAATCAGATAacagaaagaaatcaaaccatgAAAGAGCTTGCAGCTCCAGATGTGGCTTATAAGTATTCATGCATCACTTATCCAGATTTGGCAGGAGATTTTGAACTTAGATCAGGACTTATTCATCTGCTTCCCAAATTTAAAGACTTATCAGGAGAGGATCCCAACCGGCATCTACATGAATTCCATGTGGTTTGTTCTACCATGAAACCACAGGGGATTTCAGAAGAAGACATTAAGTTGAGGGCCTTTCCATTCTCTTTGACGGGAGCAGCTAAAGATTGGTTATACTACCTTCTAGCTGGATACATTACAagttggattgatatgaagagAGCATTTTTGGAGAAATTTTTCCCAGCTTCTAGGACTGCAACTATCAGGAAGAGTATTTGGGGTATTCAGCAAGTAGTGGGAGAGACTCTTTATGATTATTGGGAGAGATTCAAGAAGCTGTGTTCGAGTTATCCACAACATCAAATTAGTGATCAACTTCTTGTTCAGTATTTTTATGAAGGTCTACTTCCCATGGATAGGAGCATGATAGATGCAGCAGCTGGAGGAGCTTTGGTGAATAAGACTCCAAATCAAGCAAGAGAGCTTATTTCAAATATGGCGGAAAATTCACAGGAATTTGGAATTAGAGCTCTTGGTACTAGAGTGGTTAATGAAACTCATTTGGTTTCGAATGAGCAACAAGAAATCAGAAACAATTTGCAAGAGTTGACCTCTTTAGTGAAGCAAATGACATTGCAAAATTCTTGTCACGTTTCAAATTTTCCTTTACCAATGATGAAATTGGGTGGAATTTGTTCAAGCCAAGATCATTCTTCGGATTATTGTCCTAACTTACACCAAGATGAATCAGTGGCAGCCATCTCAAGATCTCAATATCAATCACACAAATATGATCCCAACTCTTCAACTTACAATCCGAGATGGAGGGATCATCCTAATTTGAGGTATGGGAATACATTTTATCAATAG